CGCCCGACACCGACTTTAAAGAATAACGGCCACTATTTGTCCGCTTTCTTACTGCTGTTTTGAGGAACGTCATGCTGGTACAGCAGCTTGCCTTTTTCATCGTGAAACAGAAAGGACAGGGTCGCTGGATCTTTTTTATCAGCGGGTGTGACTCTCACCAGCAGAAATCCGCCCGATCGCGGGTCCTGTAGATAAGGCTGTTTGATCAGCCCTTTGGGGTCCGTTGATTTCGGGTCGCCCGATTTGCGGCCCAGCCGTGAATTCGCATCGACCAGTGCCCCACTGGAAAATTCCTCGAAACCACTTGGATCGATGGCATGATACTGCCAGTGACGATCTCCACACACGATGAAAAAGTTCTGCTGATCCAGTCCGTTCTCTTTGAGCCAGTTGAAGAACTCATCCCGCTCATGTCGGAATCCGCCGATATCACAGTGATTGTCGGTCTTGCGCAGATCGTCGGGGCCAATCATCGGTGTCGGCGAGACCAGTAGTTTGAAAGTCGCGTTACTCTCTTTGAGCGTTTTCTTCAACCACGCTTTCTGTTCGTCACCCCAGATCGATTTCTCGGGGCCATCTTCCATGGCATTGGGACTGCGATACATGCGGTTTTCCGGTAGCCAGATCTGCAAATTTTTATTCACCCGATGCGTGCGATACGTTTTTGCGGCGGTGTCTTTCATGGGCGCAACGGGCAGTTGTTCCAGCATCATCGCACGACCTTCTGCCGGAGTCGGATGATGATTCCCGGTGTTATCGCCATCATCAATACGGTAATCGTGATCGTCAATTTCCCAGTAGGCAGGTACCATGGCAAACAGATCCTGATAGCGGGGCTGCACAAACTGTTCATGCCATTTCTGCCGCATTTCGGGAATGGTTTCCGCGCGAGGCTTATCAGGTGTGTCGTAATAAACATTATCACCTGTGCCAATAAAGAAGTCAGGCTTCAACTTGAGAATCGTCTCCAACGCAGGATAACCCAGGTGCTTGTCCGGACCGGAATAAGGCTGCGGGAGCTTCGTGTTGTTTTCTTCGAGATGCTGTTTTTGATCGATTCGATCATCACCATGAAACTTGGCATAGTT
The sequence above is a segment of the Gimesia algae genome. Coding sequences within it:
- a CDS encoding alkaline phosphatase D family protein translates to MRIYCLCCLIFVFGCEKPKPEVTSAVVEPGEAAANPGTGETALPLAGMGIMTGEVTSDTALIQVRLTRTDKLVDRDVPGMPGVIKFSLSPYTEVKTVSKHVDTQVVKAVADHDFIARAAFNGLMSGTEYECKTQIGETEDKLHDGPTARFKTLPGANKATPVDFVVVTGMNYAKFHGDDRIDQKQHLEENNTKLPQPYSGPDKHLGYPALETILKLKPDFFIGTGDNVYYDTPDKPRAETIPEMRQKWHEQFVQPRYQDLFAMVPAYWEIDDHDYRIDDGDNTGNHHPTPAEGRAMMLEQLPVAPMKDTAAKTYRTHRVNKNLQIWLPENRMYRSPNAMEDGPEKSIWGDEQKAWLKKTLKESNATFKLLVSPTPMIGPDDLRKTDNHCDIGGFRHERDEFFNWLKENGLDQQNFFIVCGDRHWQYHAIDPSGFEEFSSGALVDANSRLGRKSGDPKSTDPKGLIKQPYLQDPRSGGFLLVRVTPADKKDPATLSFLFHDEKGKLLYQHDVPQNSSKKADK